A window from Mauremys reevesii isolate NIE-2019 linkage group 9, ASM1616193v1, whole genome shotgun sequence encodes these proteins:
- the FETUB gene encoding fetuin-B, with amino-acid sequence MTLLVLLLLGSQLLCSWAESPPVVELLSPACNDSAVEAAADLALRQINANQREGYVLGLYRIFSVQEHPQKITGSVFYLTLDVVETECHVLSRRLWKDCKNRATHETVFGQCKATLYINKPRRIVHLHSYECTLQPVPSSSFLRICPDCPVPGCPTEPKYLETAVVSLAKFNKESQQAHHFSVLNVTKASMQWVVGPSHFVEFTIQETSCSKNESIADVSKCKPLSSELAHTGLCKGTVMDSQIDHHQFVSISCEIYDPQAPALGEREQHPGRRSQKPDKDDDESHEHHHHHGRKENRHPHKHEHKQGHRHEHRHPSPSEASHFSPHLEKTVGWVKVLPPKVEHVSLHTLPENQKEHIDGKPVPPEKANPVPAPPDTHGVADVKKLQTDTSEGKPGLTKPATGPAILPFPEGPLQSDACPGEPKFVNVIILPLLPNPVKIAVSPGQTVTE; translated from the exons ATGACCCTGCTCGTTTTGCTTCTCTTGGGCAGTCAGTTGCTATGCTCCTGGGCTGAGTCTCCTCCAGTCGTGGAACTACTTTCCCCTGCTTGTAATGACTCTGCAGTGGAGGCAGCTGCAGATCTGGCTCTGCGCCAGATCAATGCCAACCAAAGAGAAGGCTACGTGCTCGGACTCTATCGAATTTTCAGCGTCCAAGAACATCCCCAG AAAATCACTGGTTCTGTCTTCTATCTCACCTTGGATGTCGTAGAAACTGAATGCCATGTACTCAGCAGAAGGTTGTGGAAGGATTGTAAGAACAGAGCTACGCATGAAACT GTTTTTGGGCAGTGTAAAGCAACCCTCTACATTAACAAGCCAAGGAGAATTGTTCACCTACATAGCTATGAGTGCACTTTACAGCCAG TTCCATCAAGCTCATTTTTAAGGATTTGCCCTGACTGTCCAGTCCCTGGCTGTCCAACGGAGCCCAAGTATCTGGAAACTGCTGTTGTGAGCCTGGCCAAATTCAACAAGGAAAGTCAGCAAGCTCATCATTTTTCTGTCCTCAATGTTACCAAGGCTTCAATGCAG TGGGTCGTTGGTCCTTCACACTTTGTAGAGTTTACAATTCAGGAGACATCCTGCTCCAAAAATGAATCCATTGCTGATGTCTCCAAGTGCAAGCCCCTCTCATCTGAACTGGCT CACACTGGGCTCTGCAAAGGCACTGTAATGGATAGTCAAATTGATCATCATCAGTTTGTCAGCATATCCTGCGAAATCTATGATCCACAG GCTCCTGCCCTTGGAGAACGGGAGCAGCACCCTGGCCGTAGATCTCAAAAACCTGATAAAGATGACGATGAAAGCCATGAACATCATCACCACCATGGAAGGAAGGAGAACCGGCACCCCCACAAGCATGAGCATAAGCAAGGGCACAGACATGAGCATCGGCATCCTTCCCCTTCTGAAGCCAGTCACTTCTCCCCACATCTGGAAAAAACAGTGGGTTGGGTTAAAGTTCTCCCTCCTAAAGTGGAGCATGTGTCTCTCCACACCTTACCAGAAAATCAGAAGGAACATATAGATGGAAAGCCTGTTCCCCCGGAGAAGGCAAACCCAGTGCCAGCCCCTCCAGACACACATGGTGTCGCTGATGTGAAAAAGCTTCAGACAGACACGTCAGAAGGAAAGCCAGGCTTGACCAAGCCCGCTACTGGCCCAGCCATTCTCCCTTTCCCTGAAGGTCCTTTGCAATCAGATGCGTGCCCAGGAGAGCCCAAGTTTGTTAATGTCATCATCCTCCCTTTGCTTCCCAACCCTGTCAAAATAGCAGTATCACCAGGACAAACTGTGACTGAATAA
- the HRG gene encoding histidine-rich glycoprotein, whose protein sequence is MKLLSTALCLTLLLCSDAQSQIPVTSADCDTVETDAGVALDLINKDRRDGYIFTLFRVADAHEQQTGNSSVFYLTLDVLETQCSVLSRRHWKTCKLPQMVFGQCKTIVYINRQLKKKILHGYNCTVSPDHSQLYKCEHCPGRATALEDNEQHRGNAERALERYNEDSNHTQYFKVDKVQRATMQITPHAGYFVEFTIKETCCSKSTPHANVSECEFLHDKYAHVGFCRGKFASDTKNPDVLEISCEIYGPWCDRPSFHHHPRSGEHHHHHHFSGKGHPPVGPSHRHHHHPGFGPGHTNRHYHRCPPPPENRVLHREGSEHHHNFSGEEHQHGPPHLSPSGPHYSPPPPGTPHHRHHHPGFGPGHPKRRYHGCPPPPENRVLHPEGSKHHHNFSGEEHQHGPPHLPPSGPHYPPPPPDTPHHRHHHPGFGPGRPKRRYHGCPPPPENRVLHPEGSKHHHNFSGEEHQHGPPHLPPSGPHYPPPPTGTPHHRHHHPGFGPGHPKRRYHGCPPPPENGVLHPEGSKHHHNFSGEEHQHGPPHLPPSGPHYPPPPPGTPHHRHHHPGFGPGRPKRRYHGCPPPPENRVLHPEGSKHHHNFSGEEHQHGPPHLPPSGPHYPPPPAGTPHHRHHHPGFGPGHPKRRYHGCPPPPENRVLHPEGSKHHHNFSGEEHQHGPPHLPPPPGPHYPPPPYGCHHHHRHIHLHHQGSSNFSQERRGDEGSSSEEHISSKTPHPFHKRQVGSIHHIPVLNQHDVLPAPVANFPDSPPAPRDPFCKYLSEKPAIQPFPQAPSESKSCPGKPNYDLPDLLPLFPHRSTQ, encoded by the exons atgaagCTGCTGTCTACAGCGCTCTGTCTCACATTGTTGCTCTGCTCTGATGCGCAAAGCCAAATACCTGTAACTTCTGCAGACTGTGACACAGTTGAAACTGATGCAGGTGTGGCCCTGGATTTGATCAATAAAGACCGCAGAGATGGCTACATTTTTACTCTGTTCCGTGTTGCTGATGCCCATGAACAACAGACA GGGAATTCATCAGTCTTTTATTTGACTTTGGATGTGCTGGAAACCCAGTGCTCTGTATTATCCAGGAGACATTGGAAGACCTGTAAACTCCCACAAATG GTATTTGGACAATGTAAAACTATTGTGTATATAAACAGacagttgaagaaaaaaatactgCATGGCTATAACTGCACAGTGAGTCCAG ATCATTCACAGTTATACAAGTGTGAACACTGCCCTGGAAGAGCAACAGCCTTAGAAGACAATGAGCAGCACAGAGGGAACGCTGAGAGAGCCCTGGAGAGGTACAATGAAGATAGTAACCACACACAGTATTTCAAGGTGGATAAAGTACAAAGAGCTACCATGCAG ATCACACCTCATGCAGGATACTTTGTCGAATTTACTATAAAAGAGACCTGCTGCTCCAAATCCACACCACATGCAAATGTATCTGAATGTGAATTTCTGCATGACAAATATGCT CACGTGGGATTCTGCAGGGGGAAATTTGCGAGTGACACAAAAAATCCTGATGTACTTGAGATATCCTGTGAAATCTACGGTCCCTGG TGTGACAGACCTTCCTTCCACCATCACCCCCGCTCCGGAgaacatcatcaccaccaccacttctCTGGGAAAGGACATCCCCCTGTAGGTCCATCACAcagacatcatcatcatcccgGCTTTGGCCCTGGACATACTAACAGACATTACCATAGATGCCCACCACCTCCTGAAAATAGGGTCCTCCACCGTGAAGGATCTGAACATCATCACAATTTCTCTGGAGAGGAACATCAGCATGGGCCTCCTCATCTTTCTCCATCGGGTCCTCattattctcccccaccccctggcacaCCACATCACAGACATCACCATCCCGGCTTTGGCCCTGGACATCCTAAAAGACGTTACCATGGATGCCCACCACCTCCTGAAAATAGGGTCCTCCACCCTGAAGGATCTAAACATCATCACAATTTCTCTGGAGAGGAACATCAGCATGggcctcctcatcttcctccatCGGGTCCTCattatcctcccccaccccctgacacaCCACATCACAGACATCACCATCCCGGCTTTGGCCCTGGACGTCCTAAAAGACGTTACCATGGATGCCCACCACCTCCTGAAAATAGGGTCCTCCACCCTGAAGGATCTAAACATCATCACAATTTCTCTGGAGAGGAACATCAGCATGggcctcctcatcttcctccatCGGGTCCTCAttatcctcccccacccactggcACACCACATCACAGACATCACCATCCCGGCTTTGGCCCTGGACATCCTAAAAGACGTTACCATGGATGCCCACCACCTCCTGAAAATGGGGTCCTCCACCCTGAAGGATCTAAACATCATCACAATTTCTCTGGAGAGGAACATCAGCATGggcctcctcatcttcctccatCGGGTCCTCattatcctcccccaccccctggcacaCCACATCACAGACATCACCATCCCGGCTTTGGCCCTGGACGTCCTAAAAGACGTTACCATGGATGCCCACCACCTCCTGAAAATAGGGTCCTCCACCCTGAAGGATCTAAACATCATCACAATTTCTCTGGAGAGGAACATCAGCATGggcctcctcatcttcctccatCGGGTCCTCATTATCCTCCCCCACCCGCTGGCACACCACATCACAGACATCACCATCCCGGCTTTGGCCCTGGACATCCTAAAAGACGTTACCATGGATGCCCACCACCTCCTGAAAATAGGGTCCTCCACCCTGAAGGATCTAAACATCATCACAATTTCTCTGGAGAGGAACATCAGCATGggcctcctcatcttcctcctccaCCTGGTCCTCATTATCCTCCCCCTCCTTATGGTTGCCATCACCACCATAGACATATCCATCTACACCATCAGGGGTCTAGCAATTTTTCCCAGGAAAGAAGAGGAGATGAGGGCAGCTCCTCAGAAGAGCACATTTCATCCAAAACACCTCATCCTTTCCATAAAAGACAGGTTGGATCCATCCATCACATTCCAGTTTTAAATCAGCATGATGTCCTCCCAGCTCCTGTTGCAAACTTCCCTGACTCTCCGCCAGCTCCCcgggatccattttgcaaatattTAAGTGAGAAACCAGCAATTCAGCCTTTTCCACAAGCCCCTTCAGAATCTAAATCATGCCCAGGAAAACCCAACTATGATCTGCCAGACCTTTTGCCTTTATTTCCCCATAGATCTACACAGtga